In the genome of Paramormyrops kingsleyae isolate MSU_618 chromosome 5, PKINGS_0.4, whole genome shotgun sequence, the window ATAGGAAAACATAAAATCAGTAGTATTTTTGCTTTACAATTTTGttatcattgttgacacaccacagtgcacaacaacgaaatgtgtcctctgcatttaacccatatgtgacctggtgacatagcagggggcagctaattcagcgcccagggagcagggtttggggggtggtaccttgctcagggtatctcAATGGTACCTTGCTGGGTGGGGATTCAAATCTGCAATCTttaaattacaagtgtgcttccctaacaaTTAAGCCACCACTGGCCATTTTGTGCTAGGATACTTTAAACAGGGAATATGATGTGCTCCACAATGAGAGGGAATTGACCACTGGTGCAATCAAATATGTCCATGTAGATTTATGTTGATAGCATTTTCTTAGTCATTAACAAACTTCGATAGATATAACTATCATTTAATACTGAAAATTCCAACAAGTTAGGGCAACTCGATGGAACATTTTAAACCTGCCGCCTACGTTGAGAACCATCGATGGCAGTTAAAACGAATCAAAGCGTTATGTATATAAAATTCTATTAATCAGTACTTTTCTAACTTTGTATGATTGTGTAAGTAACAAATAATACTAGAAACTTGAATAAACGCACTGATGTTCCTAATGATCATTTATAGCAGGGTGACACGCATCGGGGGTgacactcacgcaagaaatcttacggcaaatctgtattattccattataaacttaGGTACATCAatagcgttggggtagtttgcaaaccctacgtactatttacaaggtaataaaattgTTACATACATTTACTGTTACATACATTCCGCCGAGTTCATAGCTGGCCCGAGTTATACAGAGTTAATAGGCACCTAcaagccaatcagaaaatagcatcTGTTGTTTCCGGGAAAATTCCTAAATAAGTTACATGGGATCACGCTGCAAGCGCGTTAATATATGGATGCGCACGAAGATGGAGTGCGGGAAAGGTGGAAGTGGCTGAGGAATATCCAACGAATGCGGTAAGCAGGGCTCTCGGTTCTCATGCAATCACCGTAAGACACACGTTTCGCCCCTAATGTAATCTCACACCAAACTTTTGATGAAACTTGAGAGCCTTGCATTTAAATAAGTGGGACTTCTCTCAAATTGAAAAAGtaacaccagccagctgaccaaagttgacaaccctgCCATAGGATATCTTGTGCAAGTCATCTTGTTGAGGAAGCCAGGCTTGAAATGTTCTCTATGGGCCAGCATGTTTGTTAATCACCAAGCATAATGTGGACATAAACGTCACAACTTCGCTGATTTTATACTGAAagataataaatgtaataataagTAGGCCATTGCTGTTACACGCCAGCCCAACAGGTGGCGCTTTACGAGTAAAGACCACCTCAACATCCTGAAATTTACAGAGGAGGAAGAACAGGGAGCAATCTTTGCAGGAGGTcaagctagctagctagctggttgTTTTTGGAGAaggtaaacaaaaataaacatgctTATGTTCTTATTAGAGAATCTTTGGTGGGTTGATTTCGTAGCCGTATTTCGGTAACATACTTCAGTGTTAAACCGGTAGCTGAATGTTGCTCAGTTTAGTTAGCTCAGGTAAATGCATTGTTTGGTCCAACTTGCCATGTGTTGATCACTGTTGTGCGTTAGAGATGCTTCGATTTAAAGAACTGTAAAATAACTACTAAATATTgtagaaatattgcaatttttttttacttgtctCAGCTAGCTACCTCGATAGTACTTTGTGTGGTATTTTAATAGGAACATTAACCTGCCATTCATTGTAACTAATCTGCTTGCTCTGACCTCCTTTAGGTCGTTTACATATATATGCAGTTTCCTGTAATCCGGCATCTGGTTACATGTTATTTAAATATCTATTCTGCAGCTAATTCAGAAAATGGGCCGTCGCAAATCAAAGCGGAAGCCCCCTCCGAAGAAGAAAATGACCGGCAACTTGGACACCCAGTTTACCTGTCCGTTTTGTAACCACGAGAAATCTTGCGATGTGAAGATGTAGGTGGAAAATGACGTATACATGGCCATATTACATGTTGATTTGTCAAGGTGTTTCACTGACTTCTCTCCCCAGGGAAAGGAGCCGGAATACGGGCATAATCTCTTGCACGGTTTGCTTGGAGGAGTTCCAGACTCCGATAACATGTATCCTTCTCAATACCGGCGTAAAAGCGGGTTTTAATTATGTGTTTAAAGGCAAAGCTTCAGCGGATGTCCCATTTATTAACGTTTTAGCACGTGATCGCTTAGTAGGCGTTTTTAATCTGATTTGCAATAACCATTTTTTCTTTCACTAAAGTAGTTCAAGTGCCTTGCTTTTATGAAAGTGCAGGGACCCTCCTTGGCTTATACCACCTAGATGACGCTTGCATCCTATGTTGCTTGCCAGACTATATTATGAGTAGGGGAATGACTTATTTGCATTATGTCTTGACTGGGGTAACAAGCAGTCCTATATCAAGTTGGTTAAAACTGCTAAGGATTATGTCTGTGTGAAACCCTTTGCTTTCAGTTTCCTTAACATACCTCTGCAGACCTTTCAGAACCAGTGGATGTCTATAGTGATTGGATAGATGCCTGTGAAGCAGCCAATCAGTAACTGCTTGTGGCATCAGTGGGTATGGGCAGAGGAGCAATGGTCAAGAATGCACAGGTCACAGTCATTCAACCAGTATCACTGAAAGTATGCATACATGTAACAGCATGACTAGGTGGGTAGGACTGACAGGCAGGAAAGATCCCTCGATAGACATCCCAGTTAAAATAAAGTAGCTGTTATAAAGGGATTATCATAGCACGTGCagtttttaatttctttccttaaACATATGGTGCGCTCTGCTGTTTCTTTCCAAATCTAGGTCTTGGAGCTACTTAAGGCGGGTGCATGTGTGCTCATATGTCAAAGTCAGGATATTCTTACTAAAATGGAGCCCCTGACTTCTGGGTGTGTCCTTCCTGCTTCCTCATTTGGCGTTTTTGGTTGTGATGAGTCTCAATGTTTACTTAACAGACCTAAATTATCCTGATCCACTTACTGAAGTCTTAAAAGTAACAGTTCAATCGTTTATGATTGTGAAACCAGCCTCTTGTATTAAACTagttgtggggtggggggtaacTTGTAGGgtgtaattatttttgttttattccatGAAACTGAACATCAGTAGTTtttgaaatacttttttttttatgttccaATAAACCTGATTTTGCTGATTTAAATCCAGACCAGTTTAATGACTTGATGTCACGTGCAGATTATTCTATGATTAAGCACTTTGCCATCTAGTAAATCGTTACTTGTTTTGGTACTCAGTATTACTCAGTATTGCGATGGGAAAATTGGTCATCTTAAATCCTTTAGCCGTCCTTTTGCTTATGAACATGATATGGTAATGTATTTTCTTTATCCAATTTGGGTGCATAGTGTGCTACATTACCTGGTTGTGCaacctgtccccccccccccccccccccccgcagtgaTTCATGTCACACCCCAACCACTGCTCCTTCCCTTGGGTGCCTGTTACTTCAGGTAGTTGTTGGTTTCTCTTGCCACAAGTTTGTCGTTGCTGTACAGTGAGGAAAATGGTCAGACAGTAATTGCTTACATTCGTAAAGAAGCAACGGGAGGGGGGGGACTGCTTCATACTGTGTTTATTAACAAGGTACAATTTGAAGTTCTTATGAAGTATACTGGGTACTGAGGCTATTACAATTTTCTGTATTGTAGCTTTTGGTCTTCCTGCCCAATGTCTTCTATTTCAGTTTTAAACTAACTGCAGCACACGTTACAAAAcactttctctctccctccacgGTTAAGATGACATGCATCAGAACAGTTCTGAGAGCCCAATCCCCGCTTCAGGCCAGGCAGACTCGCTCCTGACCAGCAGTCCTGCAGGAAGCTCACACATGGACCACTTTTGGCCCTGAGACCGGAGCTGCTCTGACTAGCGATGGAAACCCTCAGTGTATCTTCCTTCCCCAGCACACTTACAATACATAACAACTTGTCCCCATCAATTAACTTCAATATTAAAACCTATAATAATGAAAAGTGCATTAATACTTCTCctgtaatttaaaaacaaacatattcttttgttagACTCACGTTTGACATTGTGTCCCTATGCATTGATTATACGTTGCACTCCTAAAGAAGGGTGTGataagtgccccccccccttcttgaGATATAAAAACATCTCAAAGGCTTGGTGACCATACCTAAATCCACCTTAAATATAGACTTGAgctataaaaattaatttggtAATTGTGTATCTTTTCTGATTAATCAAtgcaacacattttaaatgactGTATAAATTAGGTGTCAAACATGCAAGATCCTCAAAGATTTGTACTATCAGTCAGCTTTTTACAGCCACTGTATATTTAAATAACAGCTGAGGCGAGATATCAGTTTTAACATCTGATGGTATATTGTGCGGCAGTCGCAAGGAGTTATTGATTTCCTTTCAGCGCATAAATCGTACTGACAATTGAGTAATGTTGCGAAACACTAGATGGCAGGCTAACACAGTGATTTGAAGATACGCCGTCACACCTCATTCTAAGCATGTCTGGAAAAAAGGAGTTTAAAACAAAGGAAattatggtgtgtgtgtgtgtgtgtgctctattAGTGGTTGGTAGTGCTATTAAGTCAGTCTGGTAATACTTCTTGCTAATAAACAGTTTTTGCTTTGAAATGTTGAGCAAAAAGTACATCCTTCTGCAACCGAGAACAAAAAGCTTTTAGATCCAAAAGCATGGGCGCCAGTAATGATAGGCTCCTCTTATGGTTTATGGTCGTTCATCCTCCAAGCAGGTAGACAGTGTCTGGGGTCCTTTTTGCCCCCGAACTCAAgatgttagcattagcatttcttTTGGGGGCACGCGTCTCCTGATCTCAGTGTCTGCGGCTATCCCCTCCGGCTGCTCGTTCCTTTGTGCGCCGCGGCCGAAGGAGGGGACCCGGGGCTGCATTCACAGGCAGGGCCAGATGGGCTATTATTCAGCGCTGGAATCTGGCAGCCGTCTAAGTCTTTCAGGGCTTTTCACGTTCGGTGGGAAGGGAACGGCATCTTTGGCAGCGAAATTcaacaaaaacagcaataataaatagaaataaagccAAGGCTTTAAATAAAAGGGGTAAAATGGAAAGAAGAGCTGCCCTTGTGGCAGTTGGTTGTAAAACGGTATATTCAGAAAAGCAGGGTGCAGGAGCCAACATAAGATGAGCTAAAGCGGAGGAGTTCAAATGCAATCTCATGAAAACCAAGAAGCTTAAAATAACACCAGTGAAACAAACTGTACGCTACGTGCTGGAGAAAAGGATTTATAAATACCTAAGGATTTAGCATTTAGCCTTAACCGACATGGGCGGGAACGATGATGACGCCGGTTTATGGCTCCTAGTAGTTGTCGTAGCCGTCATGACCATACATCTCCCCGCCTTCTCCATTGTTGATGTAGCTGCCTGGAGTGACGCAGTACTTTGGGTCGTAGACCTGCCGGGGCAGGCCATACACGCTCATGCCTGTTTGGGAGGCCACTTTGTTGGTTCCCATCTGCAGGGAGATGGTGGCGGTGTCACATGACTCGAGATCCATCTTCTTGTCGATGATCTGCCGCTTTGTGCCAGGTGCGGTCATGCCGGCCTGGGGAAGGGGCAGAGTTGGCGTGTTGGCACGGCACAGAGTTTCCAGACATAAATTATTTATGGTTTGTTGGCCTCGCTGCAACCAGACACTGAAATTAAGGTATGCGGCAGGATAGTTGGTGCCATGGTGACAGAGGGAGTACAGCTATTGGCTCGTACTTCAAGGGCAGCGGGTGGAAATCCCAAAATTGCTCTGTGTACGCAATTATCTTTTTCCAAAGATATGCAGTTAGGGTAAATGGTATTAGTATGAGTCCCTGGAATTTAATGTATGGCTGGGATGTCaatcctggggggccggagccccaTGTAGCTTAGTTTTTTCCCTGccccaccacaaatgattcagctcaacagctgtgTGGGAATTAGCACAAGGAGGCGCAAGGAGTTGAAGCAGGTGTGGTAGATGAGGGGAAACCCGAAAGTGTGTAGGgatctggccccccaggactggagtttgacacccctgatctaggaTGTTCACCTGCCTTGTGGCCTGTGCTACCTGGGAGGCTGCATGCCCTCCCCCCAATGACCCTTTGGCGGATAAACAgttgaaggatggatggatggatggatggatggagagtgAAAGCATGTTACTGAGAACCAAAGATGTTAAAAATTATTGTAACATCTTGAAAACATAACAGAATTAACTGAACTCTTAATTGCTAACCAGTGCAGGTGAATGAAATCTATCTTATAAGTGAAGTTTTCTAACATTTTTAAAGAGAAAGATAAGGAGCTAACAGATACAGGCACTTTTCCCATGAGCTCCCATCCCCACCTGACTGGCTCCCTTATTGGTGCCCATCTGCAGACTGATGGTGGATTGGTCCACTGGCTTCTCCATGCCGGCCTTGGGGTCATAGAGGTGACGCCTCGTGCCGTATGATGTCATCCCTTTCTGGCTGGCAAACTTGTTGGTCCCCATCTGAAATAAAACATCATGAAATAGACAAGCTTACTTGAGCAGAAACTTTGGAAACTGGCTAAAAACTCCCGACTTTAAGCGTGTTTATATGTTCCAGGTGTTGTACTCCATTGCTGGTTCAAGTATTAAGGtcgatgaagttctttatgaaACATCTATGAACGTATAGGGGGGGCAAAGTAAACACCAAGCAATATATCAATATTGAGGATATAATAGGCTGTATGGCCACTGTTTGCCTTCAAAATAGCTTCATTCCTTCTTGGAATGCCATCATACAGGTGTGT includes:
- the elof1 gene encoding transcription elongation factor 1 homolog codes for the protein MGRRKSKRKPPPKKKMTGNLDTQFTCPFCNHEKSCDVKMERSRNTGIISCTVCLEEFQTPITYLSEPVDVYSDWIDACEAANQ